DNA sequence from the Parcubacteria group bacterium genome:
CGGCAATCACCTCGGAAGGGAGAAAGTGGGATTTGATGAGATACTCGGCGGCTCCCAACTTCTTGGCGCGGCTCACATCCGAAACCTCGCTCAAATTGGTTAAGAGCACCACGGGAATGTTTTTGAGCTCGGGGTCTTTCTTCATCTCGGCAAGCACCTCAAACCCGTCCACCTTGGGCATCAGGATATCCACGAGCGCGAGCTTGGGCTTGTGTTTGCGCGCGAGGGAGAGCGCTTGCTTTCCGTCTTCCGCAAGCAGCGCCGGAATGCCCGACTGCTCAAACTTGGTCGCATACATGCGCCGCAGGAACGCGTCATCTTCCGCAAGTAAAACCAAAGGTTTACTCGTCATATGGTTACTCTTTAGTGGCTACCACGACCTCATCAGCGGTCGTCAAACCGAGCAGGGCTTTCATGATGCCGTCCTGCACCATGGAAATGAATCCCTGGCGCGCGAGCTCTTTCTCCACGAGTGGGCGCTCAAAGCCTGTGGTGATAATCTCGGACAGCGCCTTGGTGTTCTCAATCACCTCTGCAATGGAAAGCCTCCCCTGGTACCCCGTGTCTCCGCACTTGGCGCACCCGGCTCCCTTGTAAAACACGGGTTTTGCGGGGGAGACGCCCTCGTACAGCGCACCCTCGGGAATGGAGGCGAGCGCCGCGCGCACGCGCTCCACGAGATCCGGCGGAAGCTCGGCGGGCGCTTTGCAGTGCTCGCACAGCTTCCTCACCAGGCGCTGGGCCTGCACAATGTTCAAAGTCGTTGCCAGAAGAAACTGCTCCACCTTCATGTCCAGAAGCCGCGGAACCGCGCCAACCGCGTCGTTGGTGTGCAAGGTTGAGAGCACGATGTGCCCGGTGAGCGCCGCCTGCACCGCGAGCGAGGCGGTTTCGTTGTCCCGGATTTCGCCCACCATGATGATGTCCGGATCCTGGCGCAGAATGGAGCGCAGGCCGTTCGCGAACGTGTACCCCACCTCGGGCCGCACCTGGGACTGGTTGGCCCCGGGGAGGTAGTACTCAATGGGATCTTCCAGGGTCACGATGTTCACCCGCTCCTCGTTCAAGAGGGAGAGCGCCGCGAACAGGGTGGTTGATTTTCCGCTGCCCGTGGGGCCGGTCACGAGGAACAGGCCGTTGGGCTTGCCCACCTGGCGCTTCATCACCTCAAAGTTGCGGCCGATAAATCCGAGGGACTCCAGGGTGGGCGCGCCGCGCGTCACGTCCAAAATGCGCATCACCACCTTTTCGGATCCGGCGAGCGGCAGCGTTGAAATGCGGATGTCAATCTGCTTGCCGTCAACCTCAAAATGGAGGCGGCCGTCCTGGGGCTTGCGGGTTTCATCCAGTTTGAGGTTCGCGAGCACCTTGATGCGTGAAATGATTGAGTTATGGATGTACTTGGGCAAGGAGAGCGTTGCGTGCAGTTCGCCGTCTATGCGGTAGCGCACCCGCGATTCGTTGTCCTGCGGCTCAATGTGGATGTCCGAAGCCCCGCCCTCAACCGCGTGCCGCAAGATCACGCTCACCATCTTGGAAACCGGGGCGCTCTTGACCACTTCTTCCAAATTCTCGTCCTCCTGCGTGGCGCGCGTGCGCTCTCCGGCGGTTTTCCGATTCTCGCCCGCAAGCTCAAGCGCCTCGCCCACCTCGCTCGAAAGGCTGCCCGAGTACTGGTCCAGCGCGTGCGCAAAACCCTTTTCCGTGGTCACATAGAACTGCGTGTTCCAGCCTTTCTGGCGCGCGAGAAAATCCACGGCCTCGCGCGCCTTGAGGTTCTCGGGATCAATCATGGCAACCCTGACCGCATCCCCCTCTTGCTCAAACGGAATAATGCGGTAGTTGGTCACCACCTCCTTGGGGAAAAGGCCCAAGATAGCGCGGGCAATGGGTTTGCCGGAAAGCAATACGCTCGGAAGGTGGTAGAATTCGGCCTTGCCCTTAAGCAGCGCCTCTTCGTCCATAACCTCCAAGAGCACCTCATCCAGAGAACTCTTCCCTCCTTCGTACCGGGCCGCGGCTAGGGCAACCTCTTCCTGGGTCAAGGCCTGCTCGGCGAGCAAAAATTGTAGAAACGGAACAAGCATATCAGTTACTCTTCTTGCAAGATAAAGGGCTGGCTGTTTCCCTTGGGATTGCTTGAAAGGGGCCACACCCCAAACGAACGCAGGGAGCGGAACACCGGGGACTCTGAAAGCTCCCGGGCAGCTTCGTATCCGGTCTGGCCCGGGATTCGGGACTGAACCGAAGAGCCGCTCGCCGCAGTACTCGCGGGCGGGGCGTACGCAGCCGGTTTCTTAAAAAGCCCGTAATACGCGACCAGCGCCGTAATGCCGACAACGAGCAACAGGGCCGCGACGAGCCTGATCTGCTTTCCTTTTGAAATTTTCCGCTGAACTAATGCCATGGTTCGCTCATTACTCGGATAAAAGATAGTACGCGCGCAGGGTGATGGTGTAGCTCTTGCTTGCCGGCGAGTACGCCACTGCAATAACATCCATTAGGCGCAGGTTTGCCTCAATGTTTGCAAGCAGGGCTTTGAGCGCATCGTACGGGCTTGACGCAACGGCGAGCGCAACCTCAACAAAGGAAACTCCGGAAGGCAGAGAGAGTCCGCTCGCCGCCTTTGCCGCCTCTTCACCCTCCGGGATGACAAACTCAATGCCGTCTATCAGCACCCCGCTTGACGCCGCAATGGCCTCAAGGCTCGTCAAAAGCTGGGGGGTTCCCGGATCGCTCGGCAAGAAATCCTCAATGTCGCGGAGCGCATCAGACGGAGCAACAGCTCGCGCGCGTTCCAGTTTTTGCAGGTAGCCAAGCCGCTCCTCCAGCTGTGAGCGCTCTGCCGCGGCTTCGTCAAATTCGCTTCCCGCGACCACGCGCGCCGCCGAAAATTTGGGCCCAAGCAGAAACAGGTATCCAGCAACAAGGAGCATCGCGCATGCGGCAATCGTCACCAGTTTGTAGTACTGCCGAAACCACTGTGCCATGAAACCCGCGAGCTTGGGTTTGGGCAAGGCTTGCGGCCGCGCCGCGGTACTGCGAGCCGGCCCCTCTCCCGGACGGACGGATTGCGCGCGTGCGGTGATTTCCGGCGCTGCGGCTTCCGGAATGGCCGGGGGTTTGTTTTGGGGAGCAGTGTTATTCATAATCATCATCTGCGGCTCTCATAGAGCACGCCCTCGTCTATCTCAAGAGACATGTCAAACGAAACGCCGGCCGGCGTTGTGGCGGATTCCTCCACCCGCGTGGCTTGCGTAATGGTGATGTCGCGGATCCATGGAGTCTCCTGGAACACCACAATCTGGCGGGCAAGGGCCGTGTAATCCCGGGCAAACGCGGAAACGAGCATTGTCCCTTTTGTGGAAGCGACAAATGTTACGTACGTGATTTCCGGAATGGTGACTGCCTCAACTTCCCCCAAAAATGAATGCCACGAAACGTGGTTTCCGATGAGCTCACGGGAAGCCTCGGCCTTCTCCCGCAGCGCCGAATCCTGGCCTGAAGCGTCCTCGTACGTAGCAATGGTTTCGGAGAGCGCCGCGACCACGCGCTCCTCCTGCGCGAGCGCGGTTTGGGCGCGCATGTGGTACATCTGCAGCACCCCATAGGCAAGCGCCACCGCGAGCGCGAATATGCCCGCCCCGGCTCCCAAAAATGCGAATGGATTGCTCTTCTTAAACGTTTCCGTGTACTCTGCCGCGAGCAAATTCACGTCAAAGTGCGAAAGCCGGTGCACCGGAGCCTCGGTCTCGCCGGTTACGCCCGGCTCAACCGGCAAAGCCGCTGGTTTTACGGCGCGAGCGGGCAGCCGAGCCTTACTTTGAACGGCTGGCTT
Encoded proteins:
- a CDS encoding response regulator codes for the protein MTSKPLVLLAEDDAFLRRMYATKFEQSGIPALLAEDGKQALSLARKHKPKLALVDILMPKVDGFEVLAEMKKDPELKNIPVVLLTNLSEVSDVSRAKKLGAAEYLIKSHFLPSEVIAVARKYLAEA
- a CDS encoding type II/IV secretion system protein; translation: MLVPFLQFLLAEQALTQEEVALAAARYEGGKSSLDEVLLEVMDEEALLKGKAEFYHLPSVLLSGKPIARAILGLFPKEVVTNYRIIPFEQEGDAVRVAMIDPENLKAREAVDFLARQKGWNTQFYVTTEKGFAHALDQYSGSLSSEVGEALELAGENRKTAGERTRATQEDENLEEVVKSAPVSKMVSVILRHAVEGGASDIHIEPQDNESRVRYRIDGELHATLSLPKYIHNSIISRIKVLANLKLDETRKPQDGRLHFEVDGKQIDIRISTLPLAGSEKVVMRILDVTRGAPTLESLGFIGRNFEVMKRQVGKPNGLFLVTGPTGSGKSTTLFAALSLLNEERVNIVTLEDPIEYYLPGANQSQVRPEVGYTFANGLRSILRQDPDIIMVGEIRDNETASLAVQAALTGHIVLSTLHTNDAVGAVPRLLDMKVEQFLLATTLNIVQAQRLVRKLCEHCKAPAELPPDLVERVRAALASIPEGALYEGVSPAKPVFYKGAGCAKCGDTGYQGRLSIAEVIENTKALSEIITTGFERPLVEKELARQGFISMVQDGIMKALLGLTTADEVVVATKE